A region of Ferrimicrobium sp. DNA encodes the following proteins:
- a CDS encoding type II 3-dehydroquinate dehydratase, giving the protein MEPTEARPRSGVALRLIVLVHGPNLNLLGLRQPEIYGTTTLDELTQLAAQTATELGYGFVNHQTNSEAELIDVIHALGAETAALILNAGAFTHYSWAIADAIAAKRVPTIELHISNPAAREDFRTISVLSAVASGSIAGFGSIGYVLAVQAAALLDQGGDSRRG; this is encoded by the coding sequence ATGGAACCCACTGAAGCACGCCCTAGGAGCGGGGTCGCATTGCGTTTGATCGTGTTGGTGCATGGACCCAACCTGAACCTACTTGGTCTGCGACAACCCGAGATCTATGGAACCACGACACTCGATGAGCTTACGCAGTTAGCAGCGCAGACGGCCACAGAGCTAGGTTATGGGTTCGTGAATCACCAAACCAACAGCGAGGCGGAGCTCATCGATGTGATCCATGCGCTTGGTGCTGAGACTGCGGCACTGATCCTGAATGCGGGTGCCTTCACCCATTACTCTTGGGCGATCGCGGATGCCATCGCTGCAAAGCGTGTTCCCACGATCGAGCTGCATATCTCCAACCCGGCAGCGCGTGAGGATTTTCGCACTATCTCTGTGCTCTCGGCGGTAGCGAGTGGATCGATTGCTGGATTTGGCTCGATCGGGTATGTCTTGGCGGTCCAGGCGGCGGCCCTGCTCGACCAGGGAGGCGACAGCCGCCGCGGCTGA
- a CDS encoding 3-dehydroquinate synthase family protein yields the protein MSEFEPQPAFVNVADLDGDHGQPRVYDLSVGGAQIPVLLGAHAWDSLGELIPTHWSQVVLITQSAIPGNFALDSDATWVFIPAGEAAKKASVAEELAQRLVELGLDRRSGLIAVGGGVVTDLVGFVASTYMRGIEYLNVSTTLLGMVDAAIGGKTAVNLAGGKNLYGSFWQPSALVCDLTFLTTLPRREWLSGAGELAKYSFLTSEPIAGLGLADQIYAAQRLKESFVAGDEREAGRRSLLNYGHTLGHGIEGAMLAKGSHGDISHGEAVAVGLVFAARLAERLGRIDEGRVIEHQRVVAAYGLESKLPFGLEIDELLRYMRHDKKNYGGFSFVLDGPAGLELVHDVDESVIRRTLEEYPRREAKDGTH from the coding sequence ATGAGTGAATTCGAGCCACAGCCGGCCTTTGTGAACGTCGCTGATCTCGATGGGGACCATGGCCAACCACGAGTGTACGACCTAAGCGTAGGTGGTGCGCAGATCCCGGTACTTCTTGGCGCCCATGCATGGGATTCCTTGGGGGAGTTGATCCCTACTCATTGGTCCCAAGTCGTGCTCATCACCCAGAGCGCGATCCCTGGGAACTTCGCACTTGATTCCGATGCGACGTGGGTGTTCATCCCCGCTGGCGAAGCGGCCAAGAAGGCATCCGTGGCCGAGGAACTAGCCCAGCGGTTAGTGGAGTTAGGGTTGGATCGCCGATCAGGACTGATCGCCGTGGGCGGTGGAGTCGTTACCGACCTCGTGGGCTTTGTCGCCTCAACCTATATGAGAGGTATCGAGTACCTGAACGTCTCTACGACGTTGCTTGGGATGGTGGACGCGGCCATTGGCGGCAAGACAGCGGTCAATCTGGCTGGAGGGAAGAATCTGTATGGTTCGTTCTGGCAGCCGAGTGCCCTCGTGTGCGACCTGACTTTCTTGACCACGCTGCCGCGGCGTGAATGGTTGAGCGGAGCTGGTGAGTTAGCGAAATACAGTTTTTTGACATCGGAGCCAATCGCAGGCTTGGGGTTGGCTGATCAGATCTACGCGGCTCAGCGTCTCAAGGAGTCCTTTGTCGCAGGTGACGAGCGCGAGGCGGGACGTCGGAGCCTCCTCAACTATGGGCACACCCTCGGACATGGCATTGAGGGAGCCATGCTTGCCAAGGGATCACATGGCGATATCTCCCACGGTGAGGCGGTGGCCGTGGGTCTGGTCTTCGCTGCGCGACTGGCGGAGCGTCTCGGCCGCATTGATGAGGGACGTGTGATCGAGCATCAGCGTGTCGTTGCGGCGTACGGGTTGGAATCCAAGCTTCCGTTCGGACTCGAGATCGACGAGCTGTTGCGCTACATGCGCCACGATAAGAAGAACTACGGGGGCTTCAGCTTCGTTCTCGATGGTCCAGCGGGACTTGAACTCGTCCACGATGTCGACGAATCCGTGATTCGCCGCACACTTGAGGAGTATCCAAGAAGGGAGGCCAAGGATGGAACCCACTGA
- a CDS encoding ATP-grasp domain-containing protein has protein sequence MQHIVLVVPAESYRADAFLQAGARTTQRLTLLTDASLPLGDASLHVSTMPPDAEELAQLVDRLFDLAPTLIIGIDEPSTRLAALLSDRLGLTVGRAQAVERAVDKLSLRRALDEAELSQPKHLFTTLEALSQLGTAAIDDLVADLGERFIVKPPRETASRGVIRVNSATLSQDLEILNGVIDPGTPLLLESYVEGPEFAIEGILNGEDLEVLMIFAKPDIGEGPYFWESTYVGPARLTPAQQHELTSTVERGARALGLADTPLHAELRLAKGHATILELAPRSIGGRCSAAIRFGDGQRLEDIILQRALGDTSPIRRRNRSVGIYMIATPARGIFREVRGLEAALATSGVTGIEITVNPGTMVYPPPLTDRYLGFIFAEGLSHASVQHTLADASAQLRIVIDSTQ, from the coding sequence ATGCAACACATCGTCCTCGTCGTGCCAGCCGAGAGCTATCGAGCAGACGCCTTTTTACAGGCGGGGGCGCGCACCACACAACGGCTTACCTTGCTCACTGACGCAAGCCTTCCCCTAGGAGATGCAAGTCTTCATGTGAGCACGATGCCACCAGATGCTGAGGAGTTAGCACAACTCGTCGACCGACTCTTCGACCTCGCACCGACGCTCATCATTGGCATCGATGAACCCTCTACTCGCCTCGCTGCACTCCTCAGTGATCGACTCGGCCTCACCGTCGGCCGAGCCCAGGCCGTCGAGCGTGCCGTCGACAAGCTCTCCTTACGCAGAGCCCTCGACGAAGCGGAACTCAGCCAGCCAAAGCACCTCTTCACGACGCTGGAGGCACTTTCGCAGCTCGGCACCGCGGCAATCGATGACCTCGTCGCAGATCTCGGGGAACGCTTCATCGTAAAGCCCCCACGGGAAACAGCATCACGCGGGGTCATCCGGGTCAACAGCGCAACGCTTAGCCAGGATCTGGAGATCCTCAACGGAGTGATCGACCCGGGCACGCCGCTGCTCCTCGAGAGCTACGTCGAAGGGCCCGAGTTCGCCATCGAAGGTATCCTCAACGGTGAGGATCTTGAGGTTCTCATGATCTTTGCAAAACCCGACATCGGTGAAGGCCCGTACTTCTGGGAGTCGACCTACGTCGGGCCAGCCAGGCTCACACCGGCCCAGCAGCACGAACTCACGAGCACAGTGGAGCGCGGCGCTCGTGCCCTTGGGTTGGCGGACACCCCTCTCCACGCTGAATTGCGTCTCGCCAAGGGGCATGCAACCATCCTCGAACTCGCCCCTCGATCGATCGGCGGCCGTTGCTCCGCAGCGATTCGCTTTGGAGACGGACAGCGCCTTGAGGACATCATCTTACAACGAGCCCTTGGAGACACGAGCCCCATCAGGCGTCGGAACCGGTCGGTGGGCATCTACATGATAGCGACACCAGCGAGAGGTATTTTCCGCGAGGTCAGGGGTCTCGAGGCGGCGCTCGCAACCAGCGGTGTCACCGGTATCGAGATCACCGTCAACCCAGGGACCATGGTCTATCCACCGCCGTTGACCGATCGCTATCTCGGCTTTATTTTCGCAGAAGGGCTGAGCCATGCGAGCGTGCAACATACCCTCGCAGACGCGAGCGCCCAACTCAGAATCGTGATCGACTCAACCCAGTAA
- the pilM gene encoding pilus assembly protein PilM, with the protein MEKLILLEIGAFSIKACEIEVSRRSRPPLWLAHRVLPDGAHEHPEKVVETLRGLLREAGTRTKATRLIVTDPDLVVRSLNVPSSDKHELEMTFGFAMTEVLPLPLDELVVDYETATKGRSPNPNVVMAGAPKATIAKAIDVAERSGLRVDWVDVGPLAAARAVSELSRTEGEGYYLVVVGATTTTIEVVVGDQPQLVRSIRMGGELITQEIARRLEVAYEAAEGLKRAIAIQASEEIHQLDGFATADGIVADGVRAIVQEVASSIDYFAIQRGYTDIDRLVLVGGSSAVERLGVELGDKLALKVERPGPRQVLRLIEADAFVEDSSSNWVEMTGAVMRARTHDKGVKYVNLLPARVRARRQHRRQLMLVGAAGVVLIGAGALLTLQRYQQLQQVQATQTSLTTQLGVLSGQMARYATYGALAQGVRSARSTVTQQLASSIDFPQLLTQIAGATPSDSWLTSLSIGAPTTSTGGASGLGVSFSLEGCSQLAPAHWLDSMSKLSFLENLWVSSSTLTPPGNTTPSCGVGVPSAEMVEAGMTTYQGSAIISNNFAQYRSASYLRQLGASS; encoded by the coding sequence ATGGAAAAACTCATACTCTTAGAGATCGGAGCATTCTCCATCAAGGCATGCGAGATCGAGGTGTCTCGGCGTTCGCGACCACCGCTTTGGCTCGCCCATCGCGTCTTGCCCGATGGGGCGCACGAGCATCCTGAGAAGGTGGTGGAGACGCTTCGAGGTCTGCTCCGAGAGGCAGGTACCCGAACCAAGGCGACACGGTTGATCGTGACCGATCCGGATCTTGTGGTGCGAAGCCTCAATGTTCCGAGCTCCGACAAGCATGAGCTGGAGATGACCTTTGGATTCGCGATGACAGAGGTCTTACCACTTCCCCTCGATGAACTTGTGGTCGATTATGAGACCGCGACTAAGGGGCGATCGCCGAACCCGAACGTCGTCATGGCCGGTGCTCCCAAGGCCACCATCGCTAAGGCGATCGATGTTGCCGAACGTAGTGGCTTGCGTGTCGATTGGGTCGATGTGGGGCCGCTGGCGGCGGCACGCGCCGTGAGTGAGCTCTCGAGAACCGAAGGCGAGGGCTATTACCTGGTGGTGGTCGGGGCCACCACCACCACGATCGAGGTGGTGGTGGGAGACCAACCACAACTCGTTCGTTCGATCAGGATGGGTGGCGAGCTCATCACCCAAGAGATCGCTCGACGCCTAGAGGTGGCGTACGAGGCGGCTGAGGGTCTCAAGAGAGCGATAGCGATCCAAGCATCAGAGGAGATCCATCAGCTCGACGGGTTCGCCACAGCAGATGGTATCGTCGCCGATGGTGTGCGCGCCATTGTGCAAGAGGTTGCCTCCTCGATCGATTACTTCGCTATTCAAAGGGGCTACACCGACATCGACCGGCTGGTGCTCGTAGGTGGCTCATCGGCGGTCGAGCGGCTTGGCGTGGAGCTGGGCGACAAACTCGCCCTGAAGGTGGAACGACCGGGACCACGACAGGTGCTCAGACTCATCGAAGCCGATGCTTTTGTGGAGGATTCATCGAGCAACTGGGTCGAAATGACTGGCGCGGTGATGCGCGCACGCACCCATGACAAAGGAGTCAAGTATGTCAATCTCCTCCCTGCGCGTGTCCGAGCACGCCGTCAGCATCGCCGCCAGCTCATGCTGGTCGGCGCGGCGGGCGTGGTGCTGATTGGCGCGGGTGCATTGTTGACCCTCCAGCGCTATCAACAGCTCCAACAGGTCCAAGCGACGCAAACATCGTTGACGACGCAGCTTGGCGTGCTAAGCGGCCAGATGGCTCGGTACGCAACGTACGGTGCCCTCGCCCAAGGAGTTCGTTCAGCTCGATCGACGGTGACCCAGCAGCTTGCGTCATCGATCGATTTTCCCCAGCTGTTGACCCAGATCGCCGGGGCTACCCCATCTGACTCGTGGCTGACCAGTCTCAGTATTGGCGCACCGACCACCTCGACGGGAGGTGCTTCAGGGCTAGGTGTCAGCTTTAGTCTCGAAGGTTGCTCACAGCTTGCACCCGCCCATTGGCTCGACTCGATGAGTAAACTCAGTTTCCTCGAGAACCTCTGGGTCTCCTCGTCGACCTTGACGCCACCAGGGAACACCACTCCGTCCTGTGGCGTCGGCGTTCCCTCTGCTGAGATGGTTGAAGCTGGCATGACAACCTATCAAGGGTCGGCCATCATCTCGAATAACTTTGCTCAGTACCGAAGTGCGTCGTACCTGCGACAGTTGGGGGCATCCTCATGA
- a CDS encoding A24 family peptidase, translating to MGVVIGLVFGLIGGSAMTSLTYRIPEGLPLMMDRSKCPSCSHPIRARDNVPVFAYLWLRGRCRDCSASIPWRYPLTELAGAAIGVVAALTPVDTLDKFSCGLALLVGLGAAVIDQRTYRIPNALTYPAALLLLVLGIANAWISGRWSPFVLTIGLAVAILVFFVLLRVVSRGGMGLGDAKLAAVLVLGVAAFGIWSTVLAVLASFFAGSVVGVGLILAKRSNLRAQLPFGPFLTVGFVLTTLSVVIFH from the coding sequence ATGGGTGTGGTGATCGGTCTTGTCTTTGGCCTCATTGGTGGATCGGCGATGACCTCACTGACCTATCGGATTCCCGAGGGGCTCCCGCTGATGATGGACCGATCGAAGTGTCCATCGTGTTCGCACCCGATTCGAGCTCGCGATAACGTGCCCGTGTTTGCCTATCTGTGGTTACGGGGGCGTTGTCGTGACTGTTCGGCGTCCATCCCGTGGCGCTATCCCCTGACGGAGCTAGCGGGTGCAGCGATCGGGGTGGTTGCGGCACTCACTCCCGTCGATACGCTCGACAAGTTCAGCTGTGGTCTGGCACTCCTGGTCGGGCTTGGGGCCGCCGTGATCGATCAGAGGACCTATCGGATTCCGAATGCGTTAACCTATCCAGCGGCACTCCTTCTCCTCGTGCTCGGCATCGCGAACGCGTGGATCTCTGGTCGGTGGAGCCCCTTCGTCCTCACCATCGGCCTTGCCGTAGCGATCCTCGTGTTCTTTGTTCTCCTGCGGGTTGTTTCACGCGGAGGCATGGGTCTCGGCGATGCGAAGCTTGCGGCAGTCTTGGTCCTTGGTGTCGCAGCGTTCGGTATTTGGAGTACCGTTCTCGCTGTCCTTGCGAGCTTTTTTGCTGGGTCAGTGGTGGGGGTTGGTTTGATACTCGCAAAACGGTCTAACCTTCGAGCACAACTCCCTTTTGGACCATTCCTCACCGTTGGGTTTGTGCTCACTACTCTTAGTGTTGTTATTTTTCACTGA
- a CDS encoding MarR family winged helix-turn-helix transcriptional regulator, giving the protein MNAFRSLLGAHARLLWQLDLQLNERHGLSFADVEVMLHLQAAVGGELRLSELAQLALLSRSALSRRVDSLVAQGWVLRRSCPTDRRGTFAVLTESGREKLKESVPTHDEVLTQMLTNRLDVAELDSLRAVLDRVVAHQEELRQQA; this is encoded by the coding sequence TTGAACGCTTTCAGGTCGCTGCTCGGCGCCCATGCGCGACTTCTGTGGCAGCTTGATCTTCAACTCAATGAACGCCATGGGTTGAGCTTTGCCGACGTTGAGGTCATGTTGCATCTTCAAGCAGCTGTAGGTGGAGAGCTGCGTCTCTCTGAACTTGCACAACTCGCCTTGTTGTCGCGCAGTGCCCTGTCGCGAAGAGTGGATTCCCTCGTCGCCCAGGGCTGGGTCTTGCGTCGTAGCTGTCCTACTGACCGCCGGGGAACCTTTGCGGTGCTGACTGAGTCCGGCAGAGAAAAGCTCAAGGAGTCGGTCCCGACTCATGATGAGGTCCTAACGCAGATGTTGACCAATCGACTCGATGTGGCGGAATTGGACTCGCTGAGGGCGGTGCTTGATCGGGTTGTTGCGCATCAAGAGGAGCTTCGCCAACAGGCGTAG
- a CDS encoding NifU family protein, protein MSDFRVTDAAVGVVLEALADEGSSETLALWVEVAGNDGTSFMYDVYFQELTQVDPQDLQLRFGELNVVIPQDSISRLAGATMEVGSDGELAITNPNTPTPEATDLPDLGPDALANDLALRVNAILEEQVNPAIAAHGGYAELVGVVEERAYVLMGGGCQGCGLAAMTLSQGIATAIQDAVPEIIDVVDVTNHAAGNNPYYQPAKK, encoded by the coding sequence ATGAGCGATTTTCGGGTAACAGATGCGGCGGTAGGAGTGGTGTTGGAGGCGTTGGCCGACGAGGGCTCGTCTGAGACACTCGCACTTTGGGTCGAGGTCGCTGGTAACGACGGAACATCATTCATGTACGATGTCTATTTCCAGGAGTTAACGCAGGTGGATCCCCAGGACCTACAGCTCCGTTTTGGTGAGCTCAATGTGGTCATTCCTCAAGACTCCATCTCACGACTTGCAGGAGCGACCATGGAGGTCGGCAGCGACGGCGAGCTGGCCATCACGAACCCGAACACCCCAACCCCTGAGGCTACCGACCTACCCGATCTGGGTCCGGACGCACTCGCCAATGACCTCGCCCTGCGGGTTAACGCTATCCTCGAAGAGCAGGTGAATCCAGCGATTGCTGCGCACGGCGGGTATGCCGAGCTCGTGGGAGTCGTTGAAGAGCGTGCCTATGTGTTGATGGGCGGAGGTTGCCAAGGTTGTGGCTTGGCGGCCATGACACTGTCGCAGGGTATCGCCACGGCGATTCAGGATGCAGTTCCAGAGATCATCGACGTCGTTGATGTCACCAACCATGCTGCTGGCAACAATCCCTACTACCAACCTGCCAAGAAATAA
- a CDS encoding YceI family protein translates to MASTSAKDLGIEPGVWNLDAAHSSVEFTVRHLMVSKVRGHFEKFTASVTIDEDVTKSSVTASIDASSITTRDETRDNHLKSADFFESDKYPTIEFASTAIRPNGDDWKLLGNLTIRGVTKPIELDLEFNGTQADPYGGVRTGFSATGELSRKDFGIEWNAAVDGGGVVVGDKVTINLEAELVKA, encoded by the coding sequence ATGGCAAGTACGTCAGCAAAGGATCTTGGGATCGAGCCAGGGGTATGGAACCTCGATGCCGCCCATTCGAGCGTAGAGTTCACCGTTCGACATCTCATGGTCTCAAAGGTTCGTGGCCATTTTGAGAAGTTCACCGCGAGTGTCACCATCGATGAGGATGTCACTAAGAGTTCCGTCACCGCTTCGATCGATGCCAGCTCCATCACGACCCGAGACGAGACCCGAGACAACCATCTCAAAAGTGCTGACTTCTTCGAGTCCGACAAGTACCCGACGATCGAATTCGCCTCCACCGCAATCCGCCCCAACGGGGACGACTGGAAGCTGCTTGGGAACCTCACCATCCGCGGGGTCACCAAGCCCATTGAACTCGACCTTGAGTTCAATGGAACACAGGCCGACCCCTATGGCGGTGTGCGCACTGGCTTTAGCGCTACCGGTGAACTCTCGCGGAAGGACTTTGGCATCGAGTGGAACGCCGCAGTAGACGGCGGCGGTGTCGTTGTTGGAGACAAGGTGACCATCAATCTAGAGGCCGAACTCGTTAAGGCCTAA
- the pilO gene encoding type 4a pilus biogenesis protein PilO — MKITRSTITTVLAGALAVIIGVGWYFGLYAPLAAHIATTQTQVGVDQSQLANDRVQLSQLIDDKHQAPLLRAQLRALTSALPTTFSLASFISQADATASKAGVPLLQITPLQPGAAPSTGASSAIVPGVSSVAFTAEATGTFVALMHFLHGLDHLGELVNISTIQLSSLSGGASNNPKINLSFTGVVYYHR; from the coding sequence ATGAAAATCACTCGATCGACGATCACGACGGTTCTGGCTGGCGCGCTAGCCGTCATCATTGGAGTGGGGTGGTACTTTGGCCTGTATGCGCCGCTGGCTGCCCATATCGCCACTACGCAGACCCAGGTGGGTGTAGATCAGTCTCAGCTGGCCAACGATCGAGTGCAGCTGTCGCAGCTGATCGACGACAAACATCAGGCACCTCTTCTACGCGCACAGCTCAGAGCTCTTACTTCGGCGTTGCCCACCACCTTCTCTCTCGCCTCCTTCATCAGTCAGGCTGATGCAACGGCCAGTAAGGCTGGTGTGCCGTTGCTCCAGATCACCCCATTGCAGCCAGGTGCGGCGCCGAGTACTGGGGCCAGCTCGGCGATCGTACCAGGGGTCAGTTCGGTTGCCTTCACGGCAGAGGCGACGGGTACATTCGTGGCGTTGATGCATTTTTTGCACGGCCTTGATCATCTTGGAGAACTGGTCAATATCTCGACCATCCAGTTATCGTCACTCTCTGGTGGCGCTAGCAACAACCCCAAGATCAATCTTTCGTTTACCGGTGTCGTGTATTACCACCGCTAG
- a CDS encoding type IV pilin protein has protein sequence MSQIYRKLTKSDESGFTLIELMVVILIMGILAAIAIPTFLGARTSAQNKATETDLRNLLTSESVAYTNNQSYVDSAGLIKLDPAYTKALTDNTISVLLPSSSGSTSSGSSSSATPETSVCLAETAASGTSFAIEDVALGAGAGTYYYSGTSPITSCAATPTISTTAGSGWHSSAASAGW, from the coding sequence ATGTCTCAGATCTATCGGAAATTAACAAAAAGTGATGAGTCCGGGTTTACACTCATCGAGTTGATGGTGGTCATCCTGATCATGGGTATTCTCGCCGCGATCGCGATCCCTACCTTTCTCGGAGCCCGAACCTCGGCCCAGAATAAGGCCACAGAGACCGACCTACGGAACCTTTTGACCTCGGAGTCGGTGGCCTATACCAACAACCAGAGTTACGTGGATAGTGCGGGGCTGATAAAGCTCGATCCGGCTTACACGAAGGCACTCACTGACAACACGATTAGCGTCCTCCTTCCGAGTTCATCCGGCAGCACTTCGTCAGGCTCGAGTTCAAGCGCAACACCAGAGACCTCTGTCTGTCTGGCGGAAACAGCCGCATCCGGGACCAGCTTCGCGATCGAAGATGTCGCACTCGGGGCTGGAGCAGGTACCTACTACTACTCGGGAACGAGCCCAATAACATCCTGCGCAGCAACACCCACCATTAGCACCACCGCTGGCTCTGGCTGGCACAGCTCGGCTGCGAGCGCAGGTTGGTAG
- a CDS encoding tyrosine-protein phosphatase, translating to MTTDLPSQFLPWDGLYNLRELGGYPTVDGRVTRSGLLFRSEAFFRLSDASRNQLFANLRLKTVIDLRSNEERQEQGYLESAQGQRLLHLPLIDVSVESDLDRLDPDYLAQVYRAILTSRPDSLSEAMAIILDPDNWPLLFHCAAGKDRTGIVAMLTLSMAQVPDAQIAADYALTQYALRRVLAANDPDIDRASWKDLPATVVASTPETAEKTLDFLNTSYGSVTNYLIELGLKPDLLARFHETFTMPSA from the coding sequence ATGACCACTGACCTACCCAGCCAGTTCCTCCCCTGGGATGGCCTCTATAACCTCCGAGAGCTCGGTGGCTATCCAACGGTAGATGGACGCGTCACTCGTAGCGGTCTCCTCTTCAGATCGGAGGCGTTCTTTCGCCTCTCCGATGCGTCGAGGAACCAACTGTTCGCGAATCTTCGCCTCAAAACCGTGATCGATCTCCGATCGAACGAAGAACGCCAAGAACAGGGCTATCTCGAGTCAGCCCAAGGCCAGCGCCTCCTCCATCTACCCCTCATCGATGTCTCCGTCGAATCCGACCTCGACCGCCTGGACCCCGACTACCTTGCCCAGGTGTATCGAGCGATTCTGACGAGTCGACCGGACTCGCTCAGCGAAGCGATGGCGATCATCTTGGACCCCGATAACTGGCCACTCCTCTTTCACTGTGCTGCAGGGAAAGATAGAACTGGCATCGTGGCGATGTTGACGCTCTCCATGGCACAGGTGCCAGATGCCCAGATCGCAGCCGACTACGCCCTCACCCAGTATGCGCTACGTCGTGTACTCGCCGCGAACGATCCCGACATCGACAGAGCAAGCTGGAAAGATCTCCCCGCAACGGTGGTGGCCTCGACCCCAGAGACTGCCGAGAAGACCCTCGACTTCCTCAACACCAGCTACGGCTCAGTCACTAACTACCTCATCGAACTTGGTCTCAAACCCGACCTTCTCGCCAGGTTTCATGAGACCTTCACGATGCCATCAGCTTGA
- the aroC gene encoding chorismate synthase: protein MLRYLTAGESHGQSLVVIVEGLPAGLEVTVEQVGAELARRRLGYGRGPRMRFEADELVLLAGVRHGRTLGSPVAIEIKNSEWERKWTEEMSPAPGYPTKKLTKPRPGHADLAGMLKYGFDDARDVLERASARETAARVVAGALAKALVAQIGIQILSHVVQIGEVKSDRSSIPSPSDLNRIDDSEVRCLDKEVAGRMIAEIKAAAKVGDSLGGSVEVVAHGVPVGLGSHVHWDRKLDSQLAGALMSIQAVKAVSIGAGIEVARRHGSDAHDAIQFDPTTGQYLRPTWLSGGIEGGISNGAPVVAEVWMKPLATLNRPVLETVDTMTKESALSFKERTDVVAVPAMGVVAEAMVALVLANEVTRKFGGDSVAELVRNWQGFCDHLTATPSAVIRSDAGESAEHKHLIDE, encoded by the coding sequence ATGCTTAGGTATCTCACGGCTGGTGAATCACACGGCCAATCGTTGGTCGTGATCGTCGAAGGGCTCCCTGCCGGTTTGGAGGTCACCGTTGAACAGGTTGGTGCCGAGCTTGCTCGCCGGCGACTCGGCTATGGTCGCGGCCCGAGAATGCGCTTTGAGGCGGACGAACTCGTGTTGCTGGCGGGGGTACGTCATGGCCGCACGTTGGGCTCCCCCGTCGCGATCGAGATCAAGAACTCGGAGTGGGAGCGCAAGTGGACCGAAGAGATGTCCCCTGCGCCGGGATATCCGACTAAGAAGTTGACCAAGCCGCGCCCAGGTCACGCGGACCTTGCCGGGATGCTCAAGTATGGTTTTGACGATGCTAGGGACGTGCTGGAGCGAGCCTCCGCACGAGAGACGGCGGCACGTGTGGTCGCTGGAGCGCTTGCGAAGGCGTTGGTTGCTCAGATCGGGATCCAGATCCTCTCGCATGTGGTGCAGATCGGAGAGGTCAAGTCCGATAGGAGTAGCATCCCGTCGCCATCGGACCTCAATCGTATCGATGACTCAGAGGTGCGCTGTCTCGACAAGGAAGTTGCGGGACGGATGATCGCCGAGATCAAAGCGGCCGCCAAGGTTGGTGACTCGCTGGGGGGGTCGGTCGAGGTCGTCGCTCACGGGGTACCCGTGGGCCTCGGTAGCCACGTGCATTGGGATCGCAAGCTCGACAGCCAGCTCGCCGGCGCCCTGATGTCGATCCAGGCGGTCAAGGCGGTGAGCATCGGTGCTGGCATCGAAGTCGCCAGACGTCATGGATCTGATGCACACGATGCCATCCAGTTCGATCCCACCACCGGGCAGTATCTGCGCCCCACCTGGCTTTCGGGCGGCATCGAAGGGGGCATATCCAACGGAGCTCCTGTCGTTGCCGAGGTGTGGATGAAGCCATTGGCGACACTGAATCGCCCAGTGCTTGAGACCGTTGACACCATGACCAAGGAGTCAGCATTGTCATTCAAGGAGCGCACAGATGTCGTTGCGGTGCCGGCGATGGGTGTGGTTGCAGAGGCGATGGTGGCACTGGTGTTGGCAAACGAGGTGACGCGCAAGTTTGGCGGTGATTCGGTGGCGGAGTTGGTGCGCAATTGGCAAGGATTTTGTGATCATCTTACGGCGACACCGTCGGCGGTGATTCGGTCTGATGCTGGGGAGTCGGCCGAGCATAAGCATCTCATAGATGAGTGA